The region AAACGAAGTAGGCTCCCACCATCTATGCTATCAGGAAAAGCTAAAGTCGTAGCGCGAGCCAATGGGTGAGGGCGTACCTGGTAGCCTAATCGAGCGGCTCTCTGAAGGAGGGTCTCCCCAGCATTCTTGTTCACTATTAGCCTGCGCACCTCTGGGGGGGCGGGCCGGACGGGGGAGGACTCGGGAGCGCCCCCCCTGCCAGCGCTCCCTCTCCGGCCAGCCAGGGGCGAGGACAGACCCTTCGGGGTGGAAACGGAGCCAGGGGGGTGGAGCCTCTTCGCTGGGGGGCTGTCCGCATCGGCCGCAGGAGCGGCGCGCTTCCCGAGGTGGCCGCGCTTACTCTTGAGCTGAAATACAGAACTCACAGCGTGAGGAGAAACACACCTGAGCACCGCAGGCGTCGGTGCAAGGGAGAACAGCCGGCTGCACACCACCGTCGTCAACGACCTCTCGAAAATATCAACctgcagtaacatttccagCCATAGGAGGGCAGTGTAACTCCACTGAAACCACTGTCAGCACTGCGAAGCTGCGCGTTCGCTCTCCCGAAGCTTTCAGGAagttctgtggggaaaaaaaaatctccttaCCTTCTCCTCTTCTGTGTCGGACAAGTGTTTGCTTTTGAACTTCCGTTTGCCTGCGGGCTTGTCACCGGGCTCTGGACTGGCACAGGATTCGGACCTCCGCGCCGACCCTGAGCGGGTGAGGAGAGCCCTTCTGGTGCCGCTCTCCGGGCTGGTGCCCACACACGGAAGGGTGGCGCTCTGGCGCGGGTAGACACCTGTGGTCCTCAGGTCTATTCAGATACAAATGACAAAGGGGTTACCAAATCAACACCAGTGGTGATACTTCTTTGCTTTGTAGATGCTATGGCTAATAAAAAGCCACAGTACATGTTTAATTAGactaaatattaatatgaacatataataaaataactctTCTgcctaaatataaaaaataaaatacttttggATGTTGAATAACCGGTAGCATGCAAACCAAAGATGtatttacttacacacacacacacacacacacacacacacacatgaaaatgctttcaatCATACTGCAGTTATTTGACAGCATTGCTGTACATGACATGTTGGCAAAATGCAGATAGACGGATAAATCCTGTGATGTGTGCCCAGGCAATCCCTGCCACTCTCTTCCAGGTGAGTTCCAGCTGTGAAACCCGCTCAGTCTGCTGATCTGTACCTGCTTCTGCTCGAGCGGCCTGTCGCGTGGTCACACACTTCTCCTCCGGTTCTTCTCTGGTCTGATCGCGCTCCACGATGTACTCCCCGTTCTGGTACTTCCTGTTCCAGCGACGGCGCCTTTTCTTTCCCGCACACGTGTCTGCATTCCCGCCATGTGTGGCTGGCGTGGCCGCGGCCCCCTGGGTCTGGTGGGGCAGCGGGTTCGAGCGAGGCCGGCCTCTGGGCCTGCGGAACGGGGCGGAGGGCGACGGCGGAGGTGGAGGAAGTGGAGGcagtggagggggagagggggagggagaggggctcTGGTTCTCTTGAAGCACCTTCTCTGTCGGCCGGCGACCTCTCCTCAACCTGGGGGTGgcgccctgcccctcccttcTTGGTCTACCAGGGCTGCTCTGCTGCAAACCTTGGTTTGCTGTGCTTTGTCGGGCCATAAAGTCACTGCTCACTTCACCTGCGGGACGCAGTTCAGGTTTCAACAAACAGCAATGCTCAGACCTCTGCAAAAAGCTAACATCctaacaggcacacacatttcATCATAGAAACGACTGAGGGTACAACATTTTTTCggtttttgttcagtttcacGATAACATGTGCCTGCagcacagaaaattaaaaaaaacggcACGTCAAAATAACTGTTAATTTACCATTGAAGAATATTGTCCAGAATGAGCATGCGTGTCCATTTGTTTAGTACATGAAAGTGCGATACCTGCTTGGCTGTGAGAGAGCTGCTCTGCAGAAGCAatactgcccctccccccacgttTCCTCTTGCCCTCCTCTGCCTCTGGCTGGCTGAGCTCCAGTCCAGGTACCGGCTGCTTCTTCTGCTGCAACATATGGGGCACTGTTAGCGCACGTAGAATAAGCTTTTCTACTGCTAATAGCAAGAATACATTACTGTGACTGGACCACTAATAAGGGAATCTGCTATTGATTCACTATCGTCTCCTGTGCCATGAAAATCAAGCAAGGCTGGTGTGTAGTcaacacaaacgtgcacaccaGCAGTTGGTGATGGCACCACACAGTGAAGGGAGCTTGTGCTGACTGCACATGCATATGGAAATGGGGCGTTCAGATTTTGCTAAAAAATGTAAGATGCAGTGGGTGAGATTTGTTGTAGGGGAAACTTCATGTTAAAAGAAATAACTAAATTCTTATTTGTAGCTACAGCTGGCTAGAGGTGAgagaatttaattatttacagctAGCAAGAAACCATATAGGTAACATCAAGTACCTGATCTGTAGCTTTCCTATGGCAGCTACTTTTGATTTTTAAACTTAACTTGAAAACatcaatataatttaaaattgattaaactATTGaatatacagtgccatgaaaaagtatttccccccttcctgattaCCTCTATTATAGCATATGTGTAACACTGAATAGTTTCAGCTatttagataaaatgtaatagTATACAactaagtaaacacaaaacatattttaaaatcatttttcatttatttaaaacagttatcaaacacccatatcacccaagtgaaaaagtaactgcacccttagttactcaatcaaccaattaactaaAAATGAACCAAATTCAATGAATACGTAGATTCAGCTGAGTTAACACAGCCAGGCTACTGTGACTACTGTTGGCCCTGTtcaatctaaacctcactcatattgaacttTACCATGAAAGTGAAGTAGTcaaccacaaagtttctacaagcacactatgccaagATCAAAggaagagattaaaaaaaaggttgttgaAATAAATCAGCCtagaaagggttacaaagccaaaCCACAGTGAGTGCCATTATCTCCAAGTGGacaacacttggaacagtggggAATCTTCCCAAGAGTCGCCGGCCTGGCAAgatttctccaagggtgcagcaACAGGTCACccacaaaatcacaaaatattCCAGAAGAACACCAAAAGAACTGCAgacctctctagcctcagctaagatCAGTGTTCATAATGCCACAATAAGAAAAAGACTGGGAAAAAttggattcatgggagagtataaaggaggaaaccactgctaaccaaaagAAATAGCCATGCTTGTCtcgcatttgcaaaaaagcacaagaagcacaagccttttgggataatgttctatggacagataaGTCAAAAcgggaactttttggatgactcAGTTTTAagtatgtctggcataaagcaaatactgCATTTAACGGTAAGAACATTATTCTAACAGTCAAATATGGTGGTGGTAGTTTGATGGTGCTGTCTTGCGACCAGGACGATtttccattattgaaggaaccatgaattctactctgtaccagaaaattctcaTGGAAAATGCCTGGTCATTTGTGAGCTGAAGTCGAAGTGTAATTAGGTtttgcagcaagacaatgatctaaaacacaaaagcaagtccacatctgaatgttTGAAGTTTTGAAGTGGCCTGGTCAATGTCCTGACTaaaacccaatagagatgctgtgacaggacctgaaatgagcaatTCAAGCTCGAAAACCCACTAATTTGTCTGAATTTAAGTAGTTCTGAAAAGAAGAGTAGGCTACAATCCCTCTGCAGCAATGTGAAAAACTGATaccaaattataggaagcatttggttgcagttattgctgctaaaggtgatgcaaccagttattaagtttaagggaacaattactttttcacatgggtgatataggtgtttgataacttatttattaaataaatgaaataatttttaaaatgtgttttgtgtttactcatgtctaatattacattttgtataaagatctgaaactgTTCAGTGTATACAATAACAGaagaagggggcaaatactttttcacaacactgCATATTGAGGCTTCACAAAAAGTAAACTACTTTTATATTTGAAAGAACTCAAGCACTTGTATACTTTATTCACTGGCTAAAATATGCAACAAATCTCTATAGGATATGTggtataaatctttttttttttaaatcaaaaaacTTACTTTCTTTGCCTTCTTGATCTTGCTTTCCTGTGACTTTTTGGTACATGCTACCATCTTTCTCAAGTTTTCTGTTGACAGTTTGTCAATCTTGCTGGAACTGAGCTTTTTGCATTTGTTGACTGGTGCTCTAGCTTTAGAATGAACATTTTTCATATCTTTGGTTCCAGTTGCTTTCTCCTTTAGCTCTGTGACACCTGTGCACTGACCCTTGAGGATGGAGAAAGCAATGCCTTCCAACTTCACACAAGGGGAGAGGCTTTCAGTGACAGACCTCACCTCAGCATTATCATCATTGGAGTCATGGATAAACTTGGTTCTCCTTTTATTCTTGTCATGAGTTCTTGAAGTGTTTGAGAAGTCATTGCTGCCTGAGTTTTCTTCCTGCTTGAGTCgtttttctgaggtcttttctcttttcttttgttcagtAGCAATCCATTTCTCTTGCTTGCAGGAAACCCGAGTGTGAACCCCTCCTTGGAGATCTTTCTCAAGTTTCCCTTCTCTCTTCTTGGAAGACTTCAACAGTTGGAACTCTCTGGATGTGACCTGCCATGATTTGGCATCTTGATACCCGACGTGCACAGCCACAGCTTCAGAACTCTCCGTGTCTAAGGTTGTCAGATTACGGCATCCATCACTGGGGAGTTCAGATGTCTCCAGAGGTTTCACTATGGATTCCAGGTTGGAGACAGGAAACTTGGTTTTGTCccacttttcttcttttgcatggGATGCATTTGAGAGGGGATCCTGAAAAGGGACGCCCTCACTGCCATTGCCCAACTGTGATTGGGGGGCCCCATGAGATTTTTTCTGTCGCAGTGCAGAAGCTCCCTGGTGGGGGAGAAGACTGAGCTGGTGCCATGCTGGCTTGCTGCCATTAGGAGAATGTGGGATGACTGCTTTCCCACAGCTGAGTGTACAATGGGTATGCGACTTAGCAGGGCCAGATAAAGCTAAGGGAAAGACATCCTTGGGTTGACCAGCTAAACGAATATCACTCGAGTGTTTGTAGGTAGGGCACTTCTGTGGATCCTTGATCACAGAAGGTCCTTTCCTTCCCCTACAGCCCAGGTGCTCCCCTTGGTCAACGATGGAGATGGTCTCCTGTTTAGCCGTGCTTTGCAGGTCCTCCACAAAAGAAGTCCCCTTCCCATCCTTGCTGCGCAGGGTGGAGGCAAGTACAGGACTGGCCACCCCCACGTAGGTCCCTGGGGGGTTTATGGAGCCCGGTGAGGAGATTTTTCCCCAGGAAGCAGATGCTTCAGAGCCCTGGTGATCCAAAAAGCTGGTAGAATTCTTTGCAAGAGCACCATTTTTCAGTGTCTCTGGAAAGACGGTATAAGGTGCAGAAGGACCAAGGCTGGAGGTCTGTGCACAAGGAGCCTTCTTTAGAGAGGTTGCATCATTCTTCCCTGCTTCTGTACTGCAGACCTCTGTTTTGGGTGACTTTGGAGGGGCTGCAGAAGACTTCTGTCTTTTTGACTTTGCAGACAAATCCAGTGGCATGTCCCTTACATCAGCCGAGCACATTAGAGCATTCTCCTCTGTGGCACCTGGGGACTTCAGTCTTGCATGTGTGACTGATGTACTTTCAAGGCTGGGATGGGATGCATGCTTCTCTGCATAGTTCTGCAGTCTGCTGTGTTCAGAAAAGCTGGATATAGCTGTGCTGCACCCACCTTGAGAGGAAGGAGGCAGGGACAGAGGGGGTATAGAGGCAGAGCCTAATGTTGGTTGCTTCAATGGGACTGCAATGGTAGGTGAGGCTCCTGAGTCCAGGGGTGAATCATGGTCTCTGCCCACTTTGGAACTCTTGCTGCAAGCAGCAGGGCCACAAGTGTGTTTTGCTGCAGTGGAAGGTTTGCTTTCGGGGGTAATAACTCTTCCAATGGAGAAATGGTAAGGGTGTGGCCGAAGCTGAGGGGTACTACTGGAGTTTGAGCCTTGTAGGTGACAAACCTTGCTGAACTGGTTAGCCGTAGCTTCTCTTAAAGCCGCAATCTGGCCCAAAGCAGGGGGAAGAGTGATCTTGCACAATGGAGGGCTGAGGTTAGCAGTGGGGAAAAAGGCCACTGGCTGGCCTGGTTTAAAGTGAGTGGAGCACTGGAAACCTGGGGACAGACTAATCACAGACTGAATCTGTGCTGGTGCCCTCTTTCCAGGGTTCCCAGTGCTGggattggggttgggggtgacgTTGTCCCTTTTCCCACTTAGCCGTTGATGCCTGGGATGGGTCGCAGCACCCTCCATGCTCTGTTTTGGAATCTCTGCTTTCTCATGCAGTGCCATGTTCACTGGCACAGTGCGTAACAAGGGGGCGCTATCATAGCATACAGACGGAGAGGCTTCAAGGCAGTGCTGCAGATGACTGGTTTTTGAGGAGACATGGGATGGTCTGAAGTCTGATTCTGGAGCTGGCTTAGACTGCTGATTCACATCTGTAGCCAGCTCTGGAGACAATGTCTTAGGTGGAGGGTTTCCCACCATGCTCTCTAGCACTTTGCTTGGAGTCCCGCCCCCTGTGCTCACTGCACCTCCATCTCCTACTTTCATCTGTGTGGGATCCAcctgtacaaaaacaaatgcatttgctgATTACAAAGACAGGCCTGTGCAATGTAAACACTGAGTCTTCTCTTTAGAGAAGTTACCTGCAAGTGTTTGAGGAAACTGAAACAATTTTGCCCTTGTCTGAAAAGTATAGCAGTTCCCTAGGGAACAACTGGTAGAGGTCTTTTATTCCACAAATCCCACTGTTTGCATGTAGGCCTGTTTAAAATATTCCACTCTCGCTATAGACCTGTGAAACAGTACAATTCATTGCAAATGTActaaaagttaattaaaaaatgatggaGCAAAACTTACCTGCATGTGCTCGCTGTTAACACCACATTCCTTACAAAGTGGCGACTGCAGTTTTACACTGGGAGAATCTTCAGTATAGGATACTCTAATGAAACAAGAGCATacgtatatatgtatatatataccaAGTATGTGCACCTGCCAGcatatatgtacatttatgtTTATGAGCTATTCCTCTGCCATCCTATAACATCCTATACTGAcctaaaaacattcatttattatcaTTCATTATCTCATTGGTTGATTTTCATTACCAACATTAATATGCAAAGGATACACTAATTAGGGTACTGCACAGAATATTTGTTTAAAGTTAAGTATTTTCACTAACATTCACCAATTTTTGTGATAATACAGTGTCTGAGCAGTGTAGCCTGAtgttaatgtttatttcatatttaaattatgcaaacaAGAGCCAAATTCATACAAAGTATAAAAACGTGTActcccccctcaaaaaaaaattgctttggCTGGCCAAATATTCTTTTAACTTTCAATATGGTTTTGATATTTGCAAGCCTTCAGAAAACGGATCAATATATCCATTAATATATCATACAATCGCCATACATATCAGTGATAACATTCAAATGCTCCTATTGtaaatctcacacacaccaaaatcTATTTGGGAAGCAATTGCCATTCTGATCTATCTGTTCAAGCAAGACTGACATCATACCCACTCATCTAATCTTGCATGGTTCTATCTATAGCCCATGTTCTCCATATTCTCAAATCTTCAATTGTGCTGGAAGGCTACATCAGAATAAATGTGATTGCTACAGATTAAGAGATATTCATAATCTCACTTTACAATATTAGTCAATTACTGTGGACCATACCAGTAATTGTGCCCCAATACTAAATAACTGTTCGAGAGGCATTTATGGTTTTAGGTTCCCCAAAGACCCTCCTAGTGTGCAAAGAAGGCGTCCTAAAAGGAGATACCAATATTTAAGATTTGGGCCCTTAACAGAAATAACCATATTTGTACAGAGCATTGGAACTGAGTGTCATTGAGGTTACTAACTGATGTCACTGTCCTTCAAAATGACAGTATGCTTACATGATCCGCAATGTCGCAGCCATACAATTCACTATACACCAGAGCCTGTTTTAGAAGAGTAATTCATCTTTTTATAAGCCCAGGGCTTGAATATTACACAAATAATGATTATGCCTCACACAGTCTTATGAATATATAACTGAACAGAAAAAGATAaagtattttctttaaaaaataaaaaataaaaataaaaataacaccaaGGACTCTACGGTTTAGCAGTCAATATAGGATCTGAGGGTTTGTTCAAGTGATGTAGCCCACTCACAAATACTCTTATCACTAGTTATGGGAACAGGCTGCAGATGACCTTTATCTCAGGCACACTAGTACAGACGGATGTTCACTCTGTCTAATCAGAACCCCAGTTTCCATCGCCCCTCTGTGACCCCACTCACCGGTCTTCGTTGATGCTGCACAAAGGGATATGGTCAGTGCTGACCCAGCCACGCACACTGCTGCAGAGCGGGGAAGCTGAGACCATGGCAGGCGGGAGAAGTGGTTGGGGTagagggtggggtttggggagggttAGGGAGCCTTGCCTGCCTCTCTGCTACAGTGCCTCACAAACTGTAAAGCATCCACAGAAAATAGTAACGAACAACAGAGAAGGAGGTGCATTCAACGGGAAAGAAGATCAATACTCCCTATTGCCATACACACCTCTTAAATAGTGTTGAGACATTTtccattcaattttttttaccttgttttACATTTCTCCTTCAACTTCAAGTTGGCAAAGCTGTCATAAACCAGTTAAATGCTGTACACGAAGTATTAGATTAAAAGAGTAACtagttttgtttctttaccGAACCATTTTTCTATATTCCTGAATTCACAATGCGCGCGTGATTACAATGTCAGTTCGCTAATTTAGCACGAAGGTGACATGTAgcacaatataatataatataataaatagcaTTCTTCGTTCAAactttctgaaataaaacacatgcATTACCAGCACATCGTAAAGCGCGTCCAAAAGAACTACAAAAGGCTAAGTAGGCTAAATGATGTAGGCTATTTAACTAATGGGGAATAACTTACTAGGCTACATAGGTACACTCGAATTTTAATGTACTGAAATAACCGTAATTAGGTGCACACGCCccaattcaaataaacaattgcCAATTTAACGAACAGGTAGCTTACTCTACAGACATTTCCTTTGGGAATATATAGGCTAGCGTATAGCGATATACACTACTTAGTGAAaatgtagcctagcctacaGTGTGCTCATCATAAACCCAAATCCATTGATACTATTTTACTGAAAAGGAACACAATTAGTTATCTTCAGGAGCTGTTACCCCGCGCTCGTCACTTCGAAACACTTGCGCATCACAAAGCCGATATTGGCTCTGTTCCGGTAAAGTAGAGTACTACGGCCACATATCGCTTCATATCTAGCTGGATATGTCTTTCTCGTTTTACATAGCCTACTGCTCCTAACTCCAGTTCCTCTTCTTGAAATATCTGCGTGCGTAACAACAGCGATTAGGTAAACTTCGGCCACGGACCGTTGAAGTGGGCGTCATGTTTTACTCCCGGCCCAAGTCGATGATGTTATACTTTCATCATGATGcaatatagcaaaaataaaacattcacgCTCACGAAGCGCCAAT is a window of Anguilla rostrata isolate EN2019 chromosome 9, ASM1855537v3, whole genome shotgun sequence DNA encoding:
- the LOC135263000 gene encoding BCL-6 corepressor-like protein 1 isoform X2, with product MVSASPLCSSVRGWVSTDHIPLCSINEDRVSYTEDSPSVKLQSPLCKECGVNSEHMQVDPTQMKVGDGGAVSTGGGTPSKVLESMVGNPPPKTLSPELATDVNQQSKPAPESDFRPSHVSSKTSHLQHCLEASPSVCYDSAPLLRTVPVNMALHEKAEIPKQSMEGAATHPRHQRLSGKRDNVTPNPNPSTGNPGKRAPAQIQSVISLSPGFQCSTHFKPGQPVAFFPTANLSPPLCKITLPPALGQIAALREATANQFSKVCHLQGSNSSSTPQLRPHPYHFSIGRVITPESKPSTAAKHTCGPAACSKSSKVGRDHDSPLDSGASPTIAVPLKQPTLGSASIPPLSLPPSSQGGCSTAISSFSEHSRLQNYAEKHASHPSLESTSVTHARLKSPGATEENALMCSADVRDMPLDLSAKSKRQKSSAAPPKSPKTEVCSTEAGKNDATSLKKAPCAQTSSLGPSAPYTVFPETLKNGALAKNSTSFLDHQGSEASASWGKISSPGSINPPGTYVGVASPVLASTLRSKDGKGTSFVEDLQSTAKQETISIVDQGEHLGCRGRKGPSVIKDPQKCPTYKHSSDIRLAGQPKDVFPLALSGPAKSHTHCTLSCGKAVIPHSPNGSKPAWHQLSLLPHQGASALRQKKSHGAPQSQLGNGSEGVPFQDPLSNASHAKEEKWDKTKFPVSNLESIVKPLETSELPSDGCRNLTTLDTESSEAVAVHVGYQDAKSWQVTSREFQLLKSSKKREGKLEKDLQGGVHTRVSCKQEKWIATEQKKREKTSEKRLKQEENSGSNDFSNTSRTHDKNKRRTKFIHDSNDDNAEVRSVTESLSPCVKLEGIAFSILKGQCTGVTELKEKATGTKDMKNVHSKARAPVNKCKKLSSSKIDKLSTENLRKMVACTKKSQESKIKKAKKKKQPVPGLELSQPEAEEGKRKRGGRGSIASAEQLSHSQAGEVSSDFMARQSTANQGLQQSSPGRPRREGQGATPRLRRGRRPTEKVLQENQSPSPSPSPPPLPPLPPPPPSPSAPFRRPRGRPRSNPLPHQTQGAAATPATHGGNADTCAGKKRRRRWNRKYQNGEYIVERDQTREEPEEKCVTTRQAARAEADLRTTGVYPRQSATLPCVGTSPESGTRRALLTRSGSARRSESCASPEPGDKPAGKRKFKSKHLSDTEEEKLKSKRGHLGKRAAPAADADSPPAKRLHPPGSVSTPKGLSSPLAGRRGSAGRGGAPESSPVRPAPPEVRRLIVNKNAGETLLQRAARLGYQEVVLYCLEKDVREVNRRDNAGYTALHEACSRGWAHIVRVLLDHGADVNCSAQDGTRPIHDAVVNDNMTVVWMLLNHGADPTLATYSGQTALKLAQSNSMKKFLMEYFADLEGRDEQDPGLCWDFYSSAVFESEEKACWDFLLSLPNEEEAKETEERTEGDCFLFEFSAEPLLPCYHIQVSLTQGFCNWFLLSDVLRRLKMSTRIFRARYPHFEVVGISRAELCQQASVSQVTPVPGELWASGGEGEGPVEMVRCVPDLQGLLGSTMHILEEAQSR
- the LOC135263000 gene encoding BCL-6 corepressor-like protein 1 isoform X1, which produces MVSASPLCSSVRGWVSTDHIPLCSINEDRVSYTEDSPSVKLQSPLCKECGVNSEHMQVDPTQMKVGDGGAVSTGGGTPSKVLESMVGNPPPKTLSPELATDVNQQSKPAPESDFRPSHVSSKTSHLQHCLEASPSVCYDSAPLLRTVPVNMALHEKAEIPKQSMEGAATHPRHQRLSGKRDNVTPNPNPSTGNPGKRAPAQIQSVISLSPGFQCSTHFKPGQPVAFFPTANLSPPLCKITLPPALGQIAALREATANQFSKVCHLQGSNSSSTPQLRPHPYHFSIGRVITPESKPSTAAKHTCGPAACSKSSKVGRDHDSPLDSGASPTIAVPLKQPTLGSASIPPLSLPPSSQGGCSTAISSFSEHSRLQNYAEKHASHPSLESTSVTHARLKSPGATEENALMCSADVRDMPLDLSAKSKRQKSSAAPPKSPKTEVCSTEAGKNDATSLKKAPCAQTSSLGPSAPYTVFPETLKNGALAKNSTSFLDHQGSEASASWGKISSPGSINPPGTYVGVASPVLASTLRSKDGKGTSFVEDLQSTAKQETISIVDQGEHLGCRGRKGPSVIKDPQKCPTYKHSSDIRLAGQPKDVFPLALSGPAKSHTHCTLSCGKAVIPHSPNGSKPAWHQLSLLPHQGASALRQKKSHGAPQSQLGNGSEGVPFQDPLSNASHAKEEKWDKTKFPVSNLESIVKPLETSELPSDGCRNLTTLDTESSEAVAVHVGYQDAKSWQVTSREFQLLKSSKKREGKLEKDLQGGVHTRVSCKQEKWIATEQKKREKTSEKRLKQEENSGSNDFSNTSRTHDKNKRRTKFIHDSNDDNAEVRSVTESLSPCVKLEGIAFSILKGQCTGVTELKEKATGTKDMKNVHSKARAPVNKCKKLSSSKIDKLSTENLRKMVACTKKSQESKIKKAKKQKKQPVPGLELSQPEAEEGKRKRGGRGSIASAEQLSHSQAGEVSSDFMARQSTANQGLQQSSPGRPRREGQGATPRLRRGRRPTEKVLQENQSPSPSPSPPPLPPLPPPPPSPSAPFRRPRGRPRSNPLPHQTQGAAATPATHGGNADTCAGKKRRRRWNRKYQNGEYIVERDQTREEPEEKCVTTRQAARAEADLRTTGVYPRQSATLPCVGTSPESGTRRALLTRSGSARRSESCASPEPGDKPAGKRKFKSKHLSDTEEEKLKSKRGHLGKRAAPAADADSPPAKRLHPPGSVSTPKGLSSPLAGRRGSAGRGGAPESSPVRPAPPEVRRLIVNKNAGETLLQRAARLGYQEVVLYCLEKDVREVNRRDNAGYTALHEACSRGWAHIVRVLLDHGADVNCSAQDGTRPIHDAVVNDNMTVVWMLLNHGADPTLATYSGQTALKLAQSNSMKKFLMEYFADLEGRDEQDPGLCWDFYSSAVFESEEKACWDFLLSLPNEEEAKETEERTEGDCFLFEFSAEPLLPCYHIQVSLTQGFCNWFLLSDVLRRLKMSTRIFRARYPHFEVVGISRAELCQQASVSQVTPVPGELWASGGEGEGPVEMVRCVPDLQGLLGSTMHILEEAQSR